In Phocoena sinus isolate mPhoSin1 chromosome 10, mPhoSin1.pri, whole genome shotgun sequence, a single genomic region encodes these proteins:
- the RHNO1 gene encoding RAD9, HUS1, RAD1-interacting nuclear orphan protein 1 produces the protein MPPRKKRRQISQKPQLLFCQQPLEGPKHCYGSPQLPITHTRQVPSKPVDDSTITSWVSPQFDTTAESWFPVNRKRHCRDQARCSSRQSTSSKFPHLTFESPQSSASSARPGIPLIRDCPGQPEKDISGRPLVPMLSPQSCGELSAHALQNFPYVFIPPGIQSPESSGQGGPIPSVQRENSLPSCSLHTSTPKSPEPGPVLVKDTPEEKYGIKVTWRRRGHLFTYLRERGKLSRNQFLVKN, from the exons ATGCCTCCCAGGAAAAAACGCCGCCAAATTTCCCAGAAACCCCAGCTGCtattctgccaacaaccactgGAGGGCCCCAAACACTGCTATGGGTCTCCCCAGCTTCCTATCACCCACACTAGACAGGTGCCCAGCAAGCCCGTTGACGACAGCACCATCACTTCCTGG GTATCACCTCAGTTTGATACAACAGCAGAAAGCTGGTTCCCGGTCAACAGGAAACGTCATTGCCGAGACCAGGCAAGGTGTTCAAGTCGACAGTCTACCAGCTCCAAGTTTCCACACCTAACATTTGAGAGTCCACAGTCTTCTGCCAGTTCAGCCAGACCTGGGATCCCCCTAATCAGGGACTGTCCCGGTCAACCAGAAAAGGACATTTCTGGAAGGCCCTTGGTTCCCATGCTCAGCCCCCAAAGCTGCGGGGAGCTGTCAGCACATGCACTTCAGAACTTCCCTTATGTGTTCATTCCACCGGGTATCCAGAGCCCAGAGTCCTCAGGGCAGGGAGGGCCCATTCCCTCGGTGCAGAGGGAAAACAGCCTTCCCAGCTGCTCCCTTCACACAAGCACGCCCAAGAGCCCAGAGCCCGGGCCTGTTCTGGTTAAAGACACTCCTGAGGAGAAGTACGGGATAAAGGTCACATGGAGGAGGCGAGGACACCTGTTCACTTACCTCAGGGAGAGGGGGAAGCTGAGCAGAAACCAGTTCCTTGTGAAAAACTGA